The Polyangium aurulentum genomic interval CGAGCGCGCTCGCGACAGAGGGGTTCACGTTCCTCGGCGAGGAGAAGGGCATCCGCATCCACAGCCGTGACAAGCGCTCCGGCGTCGAGTTCGCCACCGAGGCGAGGCTCCCGGCGCCGCCGGACCAGGTGCGCCGCGCGCTGCTCGATTACGCGAGCCACCAGAAGTGGCAAGAAGGCCTCGAGGAGAACAAGATCCTCGCCCGCGAAGCCGACTCCATGCTGGTCTATCAGCGGCTCGATCTTCCCATCATCGACGACCGCGACTTCACCCTCAAGATCACCTGGGGCGCCGAGGGCCAGATCCTCTGGATGCGCTTCGGCGTCGCCAACGAGCGCGGGCCGAAGCCCGTGTCCGGCGTGGTCCGCGTGACCTCGCACGGAGGCGGCTGGCGGCTCGAGCCCGAAGGCGACAAGGGCACCCGCGCCGTCTACCGCTTCCACTTCGATCCCGCGGGATCGGTCCCCTCGTGGCTCGGGAAGGACCAGGCCAAGGACAAGCTCGTCGACTTTTTCGTTCGGCTCAAGCGAGAGCTCCCGAAGTATCGCTGAAAAGGCTGCGCACCCGCGGCGCCGCCAGAACCGCTTCACCCTCCCCCTCGCGTCACCTCCACGACGAAAGCATACACCCCCGGCGCCGTGCGCACCGTATGCCATCCCCGGCCGATCGAGGTAGCGGCAATCTCCCAGAAAAACCAGTCTCCATGATGCTCGATGGCGCCCTGGGAGACGCCCCATCCCGCCGTGGGCGAAGGCTGCTTCGAGGCTTGCGCGTCCCACCCCTTCACCTCGATCCGCCATCCGCCCGCCTCGATCTCTTGTCGCTCGACCGTCCCGTGCTCCTCGAAGGGCCCTTTCTCGTCATGGGAGGCCTCGAGAAAAGCGAGCGTGTCCCCCCTGAATGCAGCGAAATGGACAGGCTCGCCGCTGCCGCCTGAAGGCCAGGAGAAACCTCCGATTCGCGCCGGCCCTTCGATTCGCGCCGCGATGGCCGTCCCCAGGTGGGCGCACAGCTCGCGTTCGACCAGGGTCGTCACGCGCACGCGCACGGTCCCCGCGTCGATCGTCACCTCGCCGCGTGTGTCGAAATCGGCGCTCTCGGCGGCGAAGAGCAGGCGATCGCCGGCCCGTCCGGCGCGGAAGGGCGGGAGCCTCGCCTCGCGGAAGTCGAGCACCGTCAGCCCACAGCCGTCCGCCACGGCGTCGTAATCGAATCCGGGCAGGATCTCCGCGCGGTGCGGGCCTTGCTCCACGACGACCCGATGGCCCTCGAGCCTCACGCCCAGCGCGCCTTGCTCCAGCATCGGCGCGGCCTCGGGGATGACCTCGGCCGGGAGCATGCTCCCCAGAGGGCGCGTCGAGCTCCGAGGCGCGCGCGCGGACGCCCAGAAGGCCGCGCCGAGCAGCGCGCCCAGGAGCGCTCCGGAGGCGAGCGCCGCATACGCGCGCACGGATCGCAGCGCGACGGCGAAAAGAAGGAGCGCGCCGACGCAGGGAAAGGCGAGAAGCGAGGCAAAATGCGTCGTGCCCGTCGCGAGCCCGAAGGCCGCCACGACAAACCAGAGCCCAGCCATCGCGCCGAGCCCGGCGCCGCTGCCCGTCGCCCGCCGCGTCGCGACCGCGACCGCCGTGGCCACCCCGAGGACGATGAAGAGCGGGCCGAGCAATTCGTGCTCGAAGAAGGCCGCGGACGGGACCGCAAAGCCCCGCGGCTGGACGAGCGCATACGCGGCGCCGAAGGCGGCCTGAAGGAGGGAGGTCGCGAAGAGGAGCGCGCGGGCGAGGCCGGTGGAGCGGGGGGGCTCTTCCACGCGCCCCATCTTACCCGATGGGCTGCATCTCGACCCCACGCGCCGCCGGCCGGCATTCGCATCCTCTGCGCGGCACTTCGCGAAGTCGGTCGAGACCGCGACCGCGCCTCCTGGAGACACGCCCGCCCGTCCTGGAGACTCGCCCGCGCCTCCTGGAGACACGCCCGCCCGTCCTGAAGAC includes:
- a CDS encoding START domain-containing protein; the protein is MRRSTFFALAFALTPLAASAEPPPPSPAPAQASTPSAVRAPAPASALATEGFTFLGEEKGIRIHSRDKRSGVEFATEARLPAPPDQVRRALLDYASHQKWQEGLEENKILAREADSMLVYQRLDLPIIDDRDFTLKITWGAEGQILWMRFGVANERGPKPVSGVVRVTSHGGGWRLEPEGDKGTRAVYRFHFDPAGSVPSWLGKDQAKDKLVDFFVRLKRELPKYR